A region of Lycium barbarum isolate Lr01 chromosome 1, ASM1917538v2, whole genome shotgun sequence DNA encodes the following proteins:
- the LOC132627378 gene encoding uncharacterized protein LOC132627378, which translates to MPNEGVKVDPQKISSVKDWLRPTSATGIHNFLGLESYDQKFVEGFSSIAAPLTNLTQKTAKFQWPEACEKIFQELKRRWLELFKDYDLNILNHPGKVNVAADAFSLKSMGTLAYLHAQDMPIGREIQRLARLGVQLNETEDGELVGIPQARSDIVERIKSKQYKDGLLVKL; encoded by the exons ATGCCTAACGAGGGTGTTAAGGTTGATCCTCAGAAAATTTCGTCTGTTAAGGACTGGCTGAGACCCACAAGTGCGACGGGTATTCATAACTTCTTGGGTTTGGAAAGTTATGACCAGAAGTTCGTGGAAGGTTTCTCATCTATAGCCGCACCACTGACGAACCTAACTCAAAAGACTGCTAAGTTCCAATGGCCGGAAGCTTGTGAAAAGATCTTTCAAGAGCTTAAg aggagatggttagagttgttTAAAGATTACGACTTGAACATCTTGAATCATCCTGGTAAAGTGAATGTTGCTGCTGATGCTTTTAGCCTGAAGTCTATGGGTACGTTAGCATATTTGCATGCTCAGGATATGCCGATAGGCAGGGAAATTCAAAGACTTGCTAGACTTGGAGTTCAACTCAATGAAACTGAGGATGGGGAGTTAGTGGGAATCCCGCAAGCACGGTCTGATATTGTGGAAAGAATTAAGTCCAAGCAATATAAAGATGGACTTCTGGTGAAACTgtga